The DNA sequence GGTCCACCAGTCGCCGAACAGCACGGTGTAGAGTGCCGCGCCGCCGACGATGCCGAGGGTGAAAACGACCCGCCAGTCGCGCGACTGGAGATACTTCCCCTGGTTGAACCGCGGCAGCCGCGAGACGTACGAGAGCGACGACTCCAGGAACGTGCTCGCACCGGCGATGATGCCCGTTCCGAGATAGATCACCGCGGCACCGACGCCGATGAACAGCCCACCGAGCGCGTAGTGCGCGATGCCGTTCGGAAAGAGCGTGGCGATGTCGACCATCGTCAGTCGGTCAGTGCCTCGCTGCTGGCCGCACAGTTGTTCGGGCCGAGTTCGAGTTCGAAGGCTTCCTCGTCGGTCGCATCCGCTTGCCCGAGGTTCGTCGCGATGATCTCCTCGTAGTTGCTCGGTCTGGGTGGCATATCCGAGAGGACGAACTCGACGAACTCGGCTCTATCCATTTCCAGCGCGGGCATCCGCGCGGTCAGGTCGCCGACGGCGGCCGCGTAGGTGCCGTCGTCGCGGGGTGTCGCTGCACCGCTGAAGTGTGCGGGAGCGATCAGCGTCTCGTCGGGGAGCGTGAGCACCTTCTCCTGGAGGGTGTCGTAGAGCGTTCCGGCGGCGTCGGGCGCGCCGTCGTCGCCGTCTTCGAGGTCCGGGCGAGCGACGCTCTCGGTGAAGAGCCCGTCGCCGGTGAGAAGCACCTCGTCGTCGATGAGGTAACTCGTCATCCCACTCGTGTGCCCGGGCGTGTGAATCACGTCTATGTCGACGGTGCCGACGGTCAGGGTGTCGCCGTCGGCGACGGTCCGGTAGTCCACGTCGTACTCGACCCCGCGGTCGACGGCGGCCTCGGGGAGGACGATCTCGGCACCCGTCTCGGCTGCGACGTCACGGACGCCGGAGATGTGGTCGGCGTGGACGTGCGTGTCGAGCGCGTACGTCAGTTCCGTACCGAGCGCGCGAGCGTCCTGAACGTACTCGTCGGCGAAGGCGCGCAGCGGGTCGATAACGGCTGCCTCGCCGTCGGAGACGACGAGGTAGGCCAGACAGCCGCTGGAGGGACGGCGGTACTGGGCGACCGTCGCCTCGCTCTCGACGTCGAGTTCGGCGTACTCGTAGATCCGCGCCCAACCCTTCATGCCGTTTTCGAGGTTCGTCGCCTCGACGCCCTCCTCGTTCAGGAGTCCGGCGATGAACTCGCTGGAGCCCCCCTTCGCGCAGACGACCACGACCGGCTGGCCGTCGGGGAGCCGGTCGAGCAGGTCCGCCGGGATGCCGTCGAGCAGGTCGAAGTACGGGACGTTGACGACGGTCGCGCTCTCGCCGTCGATGTGCCACGTCTCGAACTCGTTCGTCGCGCGGACGTCGAGTACGGTCACCGCGTCGCCGTCGTCGAGCTGTGCCTTCAGTTCCTCGGGCGTCGTCGCGTCGACCGCGACGTCCGGTTCGGGAAACGCTGAATCACTCATCACACTCACCTATCGGACGCGTTGCCTTAACGGTTTGGATAGAAATACACACTATGCACAATACTGTCTCTCGGCCGAGTCACAGTGAATGGGAGATGATGGGAGCAAGACCGCCAATACATAGTGTGTGTCCCGTGTGCGGCTGTCGACGCCGACCACGGTTGTGTGTAGAATACCCATTCATCGACACACTTTTACCGGGCGGCCCAATATTGTGTAGTACGTCCAATAACGGACCACACATCAATGAGCAGCGAAATCGACGTCACCGACACGCTCGACGTACAGGGAGCAAACTGCCCGATGCCGGTCATCAAGACCAAGCAGGCCACCGACGGTCTCGCAGTGGGCGACGTGCTGGAAGTCGTCGCCACCGACTCCGGCAGCATGAGCGACATCAAGGGGTGGGCCGACTCGACGGCCGGCGTGGAACTCGTCGACCAGGTCGAAGGCGACGGCGTCTACACCCACTACGTCCGCAAGACGGAGTAATCCATGAGCACTGACACGCCGAACACCACAGAGACGACGACGGTCGACCCCGAGACCGTCGCCGCACTCGAAGACCGTATCGACGAACTCGAGAGCCAGCTCGCCGCCGTGAGCGACGAGGACGGACAGAAGAAACTGTCCATCATCGCGACGAAGGGCACCCTCGACATGGCCTACCCGCCGCTCATCCTCGCCAGCACGGCCGCGGCCTTCGGCTGGGAGGTGGAGGTCTTCCACACCTTCTGGGGACTCGACATCCTCCACGAGGAGCGGTCGAAGAACCTCAAGCTGAGCGCCGTCGGCAACCCCAGTATGCCGATGCCGAACGCCGTCGCCGCCCTGCCGGGCATGGACTCGATGGCGACGCGCATGATGCAGAAGAAGATCGCCGACAACAACACCGCCTCCATCGAGGAACTCATTCAGACCTCCCTCGATATGGGCGTGGAGTTCCAGGCCTGTCAGATGACCATCGACCTGATGGACTACGACGAGGACGACTTCTACGACGGCGTCACCACCGGCGTCGGTGCGGCGACGGCCCTGCAGTTCATGGCCGACGCCGACGTCCAACTGTTCATCTGACCGGATTCGACCGCTTTTCGACCAGCCACACACCCTTAACTCAGTTACCACCCTCTCTCCACGACAACGATGACCGACACACTCACCGCGACCGACCTCCGCGACCGCATCGACGACGCTGACTTCGAACTCGTCGACACCCGCCTCGCCGACGACTTCGCCGGCTGGCACATCGACGGGGCCGTCAACTATCCGTACAAGCCCGGCGACGACTTCGACCCCGAGCGGTTCAAAGCCGAGACCGGCGTCACCGAGGACGACACGATCTACACCATCTGCGCGAAGGGCATCTCCTCGAACGACTTCGCGGACGTCCTCGACGAGCACGGCTTCGACGACGTCACGGTCGTCAGCGACGGGATGCAGGGCTGGAGTGCCGTCTACGACGTCGTCGAGATTCCGACCGCGAGCGACGGTATCGAGATTCTCCAGATACAACGGCGCGCGAAAGGCTGTCTCGGCTACCTCGTCGGCGACGTCGAGAGCCGTGAGGCGGCCGTCATCGACGCTTCCCGACACACCGACGAGTTCGTCACCGCGGCCGAAGAGCGCGGCTACACCATCACCCACGTCTTCGACACGCACGTCCACGCCGACCACGTCTCCGGCGGCCGGAACCTCGCCGACGAGGTCGGCGCGACCTACCATCTCGGAGCCGACGCGCGCGACCGCGGCGTCGAGTACGCCTACGACGCGCTCTCGCCGAACGAGGTCGTCCGCGTCGGCGACGTCGACGTGAAGGCACTCGCGACGCCCGGCCACACCTCCGAGATGGTGAGCTATCTCGTCGACGGCGAGGCCGTCATGACCGGTGACTCGCTCTTTGTCGGCAGTGTCGGCCGCACGGAACTCCAGTTCGGCGGCGGCGGCGCGGCCGACGGCGCGCATTTGCTCTACCGGTCGCTCCACCGCACGCTCCTCGCCGAACCCGACAGCGTGACCGTCCTCCCCGGTCACTTCGCGCTCTCGAACGACGGCGAGGCGACCGACGGCACGCCCGGCGAACCCATCTCCGCGACGGTCGGAGAACTCAGGACGGGGCAGGATCTGCTCCAGGTCGACGAGGAGACCTTCGTCTCGCGGCTGACCGACCGCCTGCCGGAGAAGCCGCCGAACTACGAGACGGTCATCGACGTCAACACGGGTCGCCGCCGGCTCGACGACGAACAGGAAGCGACTGAGTTGGAACTCGGGCCGAACCGCTGTGCGGCGAGCGAGTAACGTCGGCCGAAGTGAGTAACGTCGGCCGCGAGCGGATAGCGTCGGCCGAAAGTGAGTACCGTCGACCAGAAACCTTCGCACGAAGGCGTGTTGAGACAGCGATTTCTACGCGTGGCTACGCGGCTGCTTCGACTGAATCCTCGCCACAGTGAGGACAGTACTCGAAATCCTCTCTCACGAGTTCCTCACAGGAAGTACAGACGTACTCCGGCTGCTGGGTATCGGTGAGCGACTGCTTCGTCTCCTCGAACTTCCGTCCGACGTCGCTGAAAAGGCCCATACCCCAACGGAGTGTTTCGACGTGGATAAGTGTTCTTCGGGGGCGCGTCTCTCGGTCGTTTCTCGGCCGCCTCTCTCACCTCGATCACCTCTCTCACGAGAACGTGAGAAAGGAATCGCGAGTGAGAATCTGGTCTGTAGAGCGTTCGACGGCGCGAAAAAATCTCTCGACGGCTCAGTCTTGTCCCGCTGGCTCGACGGTCGGCGTCACCTCGTCGTCTTTCCCGTCGAGCGCGACGGTCATCACCGGCACCGGCGCGTGGGCGATGACGCGCTGGGCCGCGCTACCGAGCATGTTACGGCGGAAATCCGCACCGCGAGTACCCATCAACACGAGGTCCATGCCCTCCTCGTCCGCGTATTCGAGGATGGCGTCGCTCGGGCTGCCCGTCCGTACCGCAGTGACCGCGTCGACGCCAGCCTGTCGGAGGAGCGTCGCCGCCGTCTCCGTGACCTCGTGGCCTTCGTGTTCGAGTTCGCCAGTGACGTCGTCGACGAGGTCGTCACTGAGCGTCAGGAAGGCACGGTCGTCGACGACGTAGAGGACGTGGACCGTCGCGTCCTGCCAGCCGGCGAGGGCGGCCGCGTGGTCGACGACTGCGTCGGTCGTCTGGCTGCCGTCGGTCGGGAGGAGAATCTTCGAATACATCAGGTGGTGTTTGGGCCTGGGGACATAAGCCGATAGGGGTGGTTCCCATCCCGTGAGAACGGACTGTCCGCTCCGAGCGAACGGAGCGAGTCGACAGAGTCGGGCGATTACGTCGAATCGACCGCCCGGACCGAGCCAGGGTTCAGACCGTGTCGCCGGTCTCGGTCGCGTCGACCGCGTCGGCGTACGCTCGAACCGCTTCCAGCGTCGGAATCGACGCCTGCGCGCCCGCCGACTCGATGCTCATCGAGGCGGCCACGGTCGCGACCTCCACGGCGGCCCGGAGCGACGACCCGCGAGCCAACTCGGCGGCGAGATAGCCGTTGAAGGTGTCGCCCGCGCCTGTCGTGTCGACCGGGTTCGTCGGCGGCGGCGAGACGGTGAACGTCTCGCTGTTCTCGACCAGCACGCTCTCGGAGCCCCGGGTCTGGACGACCGTCCCCGAGAAGTCCGCGAGCGCGTCGCCGAGCGCGACGTACTCGTACTCGTTCGGCCGGACGACGTCGACCGCGGGATGCCGGACGAGCGGGGCCGCGCCGTCGACGGGCGCGGGGTCGACGACGACAGTCGGCCCGTCGTCGATTTCGGCGAGACGGTCAAGGAGTTCGAGTACCGGCGGTACCGGAATCTCGTTCTGGAGGAGCAGGCAGTCGGTGGCGCGGATTCGGGCGTCGTGGGCCGCGACGTAGCCCTCGTCGACCGCGCCGTTTGCACCCTCGACGATGGCGATGCGGTTTTCCCCGGCTTCGTCGACGAAGACGGCGGCTTTGCCGGTCTCGTCGTCGCTGCGGCCGACGCGCTCGACGTCGACGCCGCTCTCGCGCAAGCCGTCGCAGACGCCGAACTCGGTCTCGTCGCGGCCGACCTTCCCGAGCAGCGTCGTGTCCGCGTCGGCGCGGGCGGCCGCGACGGCTTGGTTCGCTCCCTTGCCGCCGAGATAGACCTCGTGCGGGAGGGCTTCGATCTCGTCGGGGAGCGTCTCGACTCGGACGGTCGCCCCGGCCGCGGGGAACCACTCGCGGCCGGTGGCGAGGTCGTCGAGGGCGGCAGTGTCCAGTGTCGAGACGAGGTCGACGTTGATGCTTCCGAGGCTGACGACGGTTCCCATCGGTCTAGTCGCCGGTACGTCGCCCCGTAATCTCGTCGATGTCGAGGCGGACGAGCACGGGGTCGAGTTCCTCTATCGGTTCGTCGAACACCCGCAGCGGGACGTAGTACGCGCTCCGCTCTGCGATGCCGGGGACCTCCTCGTCGGAGCGGCTCACCGGCCCACGGACGACAACGCTCCACGAGGTGTTGGTCTCGGGGTCGTGGTCGTAGACGACGAGACAAGCCTGCTCGGTCGCGTCGAGAAACCGCATCTTCTCGCTGCCCGGATGCTCGCCGAGGCGGAAGTAGAGCGCGCCGTCCTCGTAGTGGTAGGCCACGGGGATGCTGTACGCCTCGCCGTCGGCCGCGAGCGCGAGCGTCCCGGTCCGGTGGTTCGTCAGTACCTCCTGGACGTCCTCGTCGTCCATCCCGACGGTGTAGGTGTACTCGATCTCTTTCATACCCGACAGTACACCGCCTGAGAGGATGACTGTGCCGTCGGTTCGCACGCGTCGAGAACCGTGCGCGTCGGCAACGACCCGCCGCTCACACGTCGTCAGCGACCTGCACCCTCACACGTCGTCGGCGACACGCACCCTCACCGCCGAGTGCTTGAACTCGGGTATCTTGGCGACCGGGTCGAGCGCGTCGCCGGTGAGGTCGTTGATGAGCGGCTCGGCGTAGTGGAACGTCGCGAAGACGACGCCCGGCCGTATCGCGGGCGTCACCTCGGCCGCGACGGTCACCGTTCCACGGTCGTTCTCGACGACGACGCGGTCGCCGTCGGCGATTCCTCGCGACCCCGCGTCGTCGGGATGTATCTGCAGGACGTCGCTGCCGCGGAGGCGGGTCAGCATCCCCGACCGGCGGGTGACCGCGCCGCTGTTGAACTGCTGGAGGACGCGCCCCGTCGTGAGCACGAGTTCGTCGTCGGCGACGCTGTCGGCGGGGTCGACGTGGACGACGGGCCGCAACTTGGCCGTCTTCGACCCCGAGGCGAACTCGTCGACGTGGAGGACGGCGGTGCCCTCCGAGGCTCCTTCAGGGAACGGCCACCGCTGGCTCCCCGTCCCGATGCCGTCGTAGCTCATCCCGGCGTACTGCGGCGTGACGCGCGTGAGTTCCGCGAAGACCGCCTCGGGACCGTCGCAGCCGAACTGGTCCTCGCGGCCCGTGAGCCGTCGGCCGAGGTCACAGAGGATATCGAGGTCCCTGCGGGCGTCGCCGGGGAGGTCCGCGTTGGGCCGCATCCGCTGGACTTGTCTATCTGTATTGGTCACCGTTCCGTCTTTCTCGGCCCACGCACTCCCGGGCAGGACGACGTCCGCGAGTTCGGCTGTTTCGGTCGGGAAGATGTCGAGGACGACCAGACAGTCGAGGTTCGCGAACCCCTCGCGGACGCGGGCGAGGTTCGGTTCGGTGACGAGCGGATTCTCGCCGAAGACGAACGCGCCGTGGACGCTGTCGCCGAAGGCGTGGGTCGTCTCCACCTCGGTGAGACCGGGCAGCGCGGGGAGGTCGTCGGCGTCGACGCCCCACTCGTCGGCGACGCGGGCGCGGGCCGCGTCGTCGGTCACGTCGGCGTAGCCCGGCAGGAGGTTCGGGAGCGCGCCGACGTCGCCCGCGCCCTGTACGTTGTTCTGGCCGCGCAGCGGGTTGACGCCTGCACCGGGTTTGCCGAGGTTTCCGGTCAGCAGCGCGAGGTTGACGAGCGCGTGGACGTTGTCGGTGCCGTAGTGGTGCTGGCTCATCCCCATCCCGGTGAACGTCGTCGCGTTCCCCGCGCCAGCGTAGGTTCGCGCCGCCTCGCGGACGAGGTCGGGGTCGACGCCCGCGCGGCCGGCCTCGCGGTCGACGTCGACGCCGTCGAGGAACGCTCGAAAGTCCTCGTCGCCGGTGACGCGCTCGGTCAGGAAATCGCGGTCGACGAGACCCTCCTCGACCACGACTTTCGCCATCGCGTTGAGCAGCGGGATGTCGTAGCCGGGGCGCACGGGGAGATGGAGATCGGCGGCGTCGGTCGTCGCGTTCTCCCGCGGGTCGACGTGAATCAGGGTCGCCCCGCGGGCCAGCGCGGGGAGCACGTACGACCGGAAGACGATGGGATGCTGTTCGGCGGGGTTCGCGCCGACGACGAGGAAACAGTCGGCGTGGTCCCGCAGATCGGTAAGCGAGTTGGTCATCGCGCCTGCGCCCAGCCGGTCGCTCATCGCCGCGACGGTCGAGGCGTGACACAGCCGCGCGCAGTTGTCGACGTTGTTCGTTCCCAGCAGACGAGCGAGCTTCTGGAAGACGTAGTTCTCCTCGTTCGTGCAGTTCGAAGAGGCGAAGAAGGCGAGCGCGTCGGGACCGTGCTCGGCGACG is a window from the Halogranum gelatinilyticum genome containing:
- a CDS encoding YeeE/YedE family protein, producing MVDIATLFPNGIAHYALGGLFIGVGAAVIYLGTGIIAGASTFLESSLSYVSRLPRFNQGKYLQSRDWRVVFTLGIVGGAALYTVLFGDWWTTDVQWWRLLGGGILVGVGTRLGKGCTSGHGVCGVGSASPTSIVNVATFMAVAIGTAQLVQALGVVP
- a CDS encoding MBL fold metallo-hydrolase, whose product is MSDSAFPEPDVAVDATTPEELKAQLDDGDAVTVLDVRATNEFETWHIDGESATVVNVPYFDLLDGIPADLLDRLPDGQPVVVVCAKGGSSEFIAGLLNEEGVEATNLENGMKGWARIYEYAELDVESEATVAQYRRPSSGCLAYLVVSDGEAAVIDPLRAFADEYVQDARALGTELTYALDTHVHADHISGVRDVAAETGAEIVLPEAAVDRGVEYDVDYRTVADGDTLTVGTVDIDVIHTPGHTSGMTSYLIDDEVLLTGDGLFTESVARPDLEDGDDGAPDAAGTLYDTLQEKVLTLPDETLIAPAHFSGAATPRDDGTYAAAVGDLTARMPALEMDRAEFVEFVLSDMPPRPSNYEEIIATNLGQADATDEEAFELELGPNNCAASSEALTD
- a CDS encoding sulfurtransferase TusA family protein gives rise to the protein MSSEIDVTDTLDVQGANCPMPVIKTKQATDGLAVGDVLEVVATDSGSMSDIKGWADSTAGVELVDQVEGDGVYTHYVRKTE
- a CDS encoding DsrE/DsrF/DrsH-like family protein, yielding MSTDTPNTTETTTVDPETVAALEDRIDELESQLAAVSDEDGQKKLSIIATKGTLDMAYPPLILASTAAAFGWEVEVFHTFWGLDILHEERSKNLKLSAVGNPSMPMPNAVAALPGMDSMATRMMQKKIADNNTASIEELIQTSLDMGVEFQACQMTIDLMDYDEDDFYDGVTTGVGAATALQFMADADVQLFI
- a CDS encoding MBL fold metallo-hydrolase — encoded protein: MTDTLTATDLRDRIDDADFELVDTRLADDFAGWHIDGAVNYPYKPGDDFDPERFKAETGVTEDDTIYTICAKGISSNDFADVLDEHGFDDVTVVSDGMQGWSAVYDVVEIPTASDGIEILQIQRRAKGCLGYLVGDVESREAAVIDASRHTDEFVTAAEERGYTITHVFDTHVHADHVSGGRNLADEVGATYHLGADARDRGVEYAYDALSPNEVVRVGDVDVKALATPGHTSEMVSYLVDGEAVMTGDSLFVGSVGRTELQFGGGGAADGAHLLYRSLHRTLLAEPDSVTVLPGHFALSNDGEATDGTPGEPISATVGELRTGQDLLQVDEETFVSRLTDRLPEKPPNYETVIDVNTGRRRLDDEQEATELELGPNRCAASE
- a CDS encoding zinc ribbon domain-containing protein, which produces MGLFSDVGRKFEETKQSLTDTQQPEYVCTSCEELVREDFEYCPHCGEDSVEAAA
- a CDS encoding universal stress protein codes for the protein MYSKILLPTDGSQTTDAVVDHAAALAGWQDATVHVLYVVDDRAFLTLSDDLVDDVTGELEHEGHEVTETAATLLRQAGVDAVTAVRTGSPSDAILEYADEEGMDLVLMGTRGADFRRNMLGSAAQRVIAHAPVPVMTVALDGKDDEVTPTVEPAGQD
- a CDS encoding PfkB family carbohydrate kinase, whose translation is MGTVVSLGSINVDLVSTLDTAALDDLATGREWFPAAGATVRVETLPDEIEALPHEVYLGGKGANQAVAAARADADTTLLGKVGRDETEFGVCDGLRESGVDVERVGRSDDETGKAAVFVDEAGENRIAIVEGANGAVDEGYVAAHDARIRATDCLLLQNEIPVPPVLELLDRLAEIDDGPTVVVDPAPVDGAAPLVRHPAVDVVRPNEYEYVALGDALADFSGTVVQTRGSESVLVENSETFTVSPPPTNPVDTTGAGDTFNGYLAAELARGSSLRAAVEVATVAASMSIESAGAQASIPTLEAVRAYADAVDATETGDTV
- a CDS encoding pyridoxamine 5'-phosphate oxidase family protein; this translates as MKEIEYTYTVGMDDEDVQEVLTNHRTGTLALAADGEAYSIPVAYHYEDGALYFRLGEHPGSEKMRFLDATEQACLVVYDHDPETNTSWSVVVRGPVSRSDEEVPGIAERSAYYVPLRVFDEPIEELDPVLVRLDIDEITGRRTGD
- the fdhF gene encoding formate dehydrogenase subunit alpha — its product is MSPPTPRESVCPFCGVGCGIQYNPTNGKAVGWHGAVNTRGEVCPKGVAAFDVVGHEDRLTRPLVRGDDGQLHEATWDEALLRVETAFGEIVAEHGPDALAFFASSNCTNEENYVFQKLARLLGTNNVDNCARLCHASTVAAMSDRLGAGAMTNSLTDLRDHADCFLVVGANPAEQHPIVFRSYVLPALARGATLIHVDPRENATTDAADLHLPVRPGYDIPLLNAMAKVVVEEGLVDRDFLTERVTGDEDFRAFLDGVDVDREAGRAGVDPDLVREAARTYAGAGNATTFTGMGMSQHHYGTDNVHALVNLALLTGNLGKPGAGVNPLRGQNNVQGAGDVGALPNLLPGYADVTDDAARARVADEWGVDADDLPALPGLTEVETTHAFGDSVHGAFVFGENPLVTEPNLARVREGFANLDCLVVLDIFPTETAELADVVLPGSAWAEKDGTVTNTDRQVQRMRPNADLPGDARRDLDILCDLGRRLTGREDQFGCDGPEAVFAELTRVTPQYAGMSYDGIGTGSQRWPFPEGASEGTAVLHVDEFASGSKTAKLRPVVHVDPADSVADDELVLTTGRVLQQFNSGAVTRRSGMLTRLRGSDVLQIHPDDAGSRGIADGDRVVVENDRGTVTVAAEVTPAIRPGVVFATFHYAEPLINDLTGDALDPVAKIPEFKHSAVRVRVADDV